One genomic region from SAR92 clade bacterium H455 encodes:
- a CDS encoding MBL fold metallo-hydrolase codes for MENLQRAVDDSSAVEADVAVFFDQDSNTFSYVVRDPQSQACAVIDSVLDFDYPSASISHSSADAIMKYIQERSLQVEWHIETHVHADHLSAGPYLQKHLGGKLAIGEHIVTVQETFGKIFNEGTDFQRDASQFDRLFKDGETYAIGNLEATALHTPGHTPACMVHVIGKSAFVGDTIFMPDSGTARADFPGGSAQALYQSAQKILNLAPDTKLYLCHDYGAEGREVNYQTTVAEQQLHNVHLGNNATEAQFVALREKRDSGLGIPRLMIPAIQVNMRAGHFPPAQDNAAVYLKIPINSL; via the coding sequence GTGGAAAATTTGCAAAGAGCAGTTGATGACAGCTCAGCTGTTGAGGCGGACGTGGCGGTTTTTTTTGATCAGGACAGCAACACCTTTTCTTATGTGGTCAGAGATCCGCAATCTCAAGCCTGTGCGGTAATCGATTCAGTGCTCGACTTCGACTATCCGTCTGCCAGTATCAGCCACAGCAGTGCTGATGCCATTATGAAATATATTCAAGAACGCAGCCTGCAAGTGGAGTGGCATATTGAAACCCATGTCCATGCAGACCATCTGTCCGCTGGCCCCTATTTGCAAAAGCACTTGGGCGGTAAGTTGGCGATTGGTGAGCATATTGTCACTGTGCAGGAAACCTTTGGCAAAATCTTCAATGAGGGTACTGACTTTCAGCGTGATGCCAGCCAGTTTGACCGCCTTTTTAAGGACGGCGAAACCTATGCCATAGGTAACCTAGAGGCTACAGCTCTTCATACGCCGGGTCATACTCCCGCCTGTATGGTGCATGTTATCGGTAAGTCCGCCTTTGTTGGCGACACTATCTTTATGCCAGACAGTGGGACTGCTCGAGCAGATTTCCCCGGGGGCAGTGCTCAAGCGCTTTATCAGTCTGCACAGAAAATTTTAAATTTAGCTCCAGATACCAAACTCTATCTGTGCCATGACTATGGTGCCGAGGGCCGCGAAGTCAACTACCAAACTACAGTCGCCGAACAGCAGCTGCACAATGTGCATCTAGGCAACAACGCTACAGAGGCCCAGTTTGTCGCTCTACGTGAAAAGCGTGATAGCGGTCTTGGCATTCCTCGACTGATGATTCCAGCTATCCAGGTAAATATGCGTGCTGGCCATTTCCCGCCGGCTCAAGACAATGCGGCAGTCTATTTAAAAATTCCCATTAATAGTCTGTAA
- the sulP gene encoding sulfate permease: MDKASDYLPALKWMRSYSGDDLKADMVAGLVVTMMLIPQSLAYALLAGVPAEVGLYASILPLIAYSLFGSSRTLSVGPVAVVSLMTVVSLSNIVTQGTADYLSAAIALAFLSGLFLLIMGLFKLGFVANFLSHTVVSGFITASGIIIALSQVRHLLGISGAGDTLPTIALSLLNSSDSIHTYTAVLGVAVLAFLVWARTAVVPICKRMGVTDSNAQLMAKLAPVLAVITTLLLAWMVDLERAGVAVVGSIPSGLPRLAWPQLSFALFQQLWLPALSIAIIGYVESVSVGKTLAAKRRENIDPNQELIALGSANIASAFSAGFPVTGGISRTVVNFDAGAKTQAASIFAAVGIAVAAMFLTPALYFLPKVTLAATIIVAVLTVVDFSILGKTLRFSANDFRAVAITLVGTLLFGVEVGVLCGVMLSILLYLYRTSVPHVAEVGLVEGTQHFRNIQRYQVTTEPSVLNLRVDESLFFANASVLENLIYQKVYANDLIAHVVLICSAVNEIDYSAHEMLERVNQRLAEQGVSLNLSEVKGPVMDALRYSGLAKQLSGSIYLTQFDAFQHLRAISNK, encoded by the coding sequence ATGGATAAAGCCAGCGACTACCTGCCTGCGTTGAAGTGGATGCGCAGCTACAGTGGGGATGACCTAAAAGCGGATATGGTCGCCGGACTGGTTGTCACCATGATGTTGATTCCCCAGTCATTGGCCTATGCACTGTTGGCTGGTGTGCCAGCCGAGGTTGGCCTCTATGCCAGTATCCTGCCGCTAATTGCTTATAGTTTGTTTGGCAGTAGTCGCACATTGTCGGTTGGCCCGGTCGCTGTCGTGTCATTAATGACTGTGGTCAGCCTCAGCAATATTGTCACCCAAGGCACTGCAGACTATCTGAGCGCCGCCATTGCTCTGGCATTTTTGTCAGGGTTATTCCTTCTGATTATGGGTCTTTTCAAGTTGGGCTTTGTGGCCAACTTTTTATCTCACACAGTAGTCTCAGGCTTTATTACTGCCTCGGGCATTATTATCGCCCTGAGTCAGGTCAGGCATCTGCTGGGTATCTCTGGTGCCGGAGATACCTTGCCGACCATCGCGCTATCCCTGCTTAACAGTAGCGACAGCATTCACACATACACCGCAGTGCTCGGGGTTGCGGTACTGGCTTTTCTGGTTTGGGCAAGAACTGCTGTGGTGCCTATCTGTAAGCGTATGGGAGTGACAGACAGCAACGCCCAACTTATGGCCAAGTTAGCGCCAGTGTTAGCGGTGATTACCACATTGTTGCTAGCCTGGATGGTTGACCTTGAGCGAGCTGGAGTTGCCGTTGTTGGCAGTATTCCAAGTGGTCTGCCCAGGCTGGCCTGGCCCCAGCTTTCCTTTGCGCTATTTCAGCAGCTGTGGTTGCCTGCGTTGAGTATCGCCATTATTGGCTATGTGGAGTCTGTATCCGTGGGCAAAACTCTGGCGGCAAAACGCCGAGAAAATATAGACCCAAATCAGGAGCTGATAGCTCTGGGGTCTGCCAATATTGCCTCTGCATTTTCCGCAGGCTTTCCCGTCACCGGAGGCATTTCCAGAACTGTAGTGAACTTTGACGCTGGCGCAAAAACTCAGGCAGCCAGCATTTTTGCTGCTGTGGGTATAGCAGTGGCAGCGATGTTTTTGACTCCCGCATTATATTTTCTGCCCAAGGTTACATTGGCAGCCACAATTATTGTTGCCGTGTTAACCGTTGTCGATTTTTCAATATTGGGAAAAACCCTGCGCTTCTCGGCGAATGATTTTCGTGCCGTGGCTATCACATTAGTAGGGACGCTGCTATTTGGCGTAGAAGTGGGTGTCCTCTGTGGCGTTATGCTGTCAATTTTACTCTACCTGTATCGCACATCGGTGCCCCATGTGGCTGAAGTGGGCTTGGTGGAGGGTACCCAGCATTTTCGCAATATTCAGCGTTACCAAGTGACCACAGAGCCATCAGTTCTAAATTTACGTGTCGACGAGAGTCTGTTTTTTGCCAACGCATCAGTACTGGAAAATCTTATTTATCAGAAGGTCTACGCGAATGATCTGATCGCTCACGTGGTGCTGATTTGCTCGGCGGTAAATGAGATTGATTACAGTGCCCATGAGATGCTTGAGCGGGTTAACCAGCGACTTGCAGAGCAGGGTGTAAGTCTTAATCTGTCAGAGGTGAAGGGCCCGGTCATGGATGCGTTGCGTTATTCCGGCTTGGCCAAACAGTTGAGCGGAAGTATTTATTTAACCCAGTTTGATGCATTTCAGCATCTAAGGGCCATTTCTAACAAGTAG
- a CDS encoding cytochrome d ubiquinol oxidase subunit II, producing MEQFLPIAFMLVMGLALLIYVILDGYDLGVGMLLPFADDQQKDLMIASIGPFWDANETWIVLGVGVLLIAFPAAHGVILTSMYIPITIMLLGLILRGVAFDFRVKAGDARKERWNKIFFAGSVIASVSQGWMLGSYITGLQDNLTSILFSALISVTLPSLYVLLGAAWLMMKTEDELFNKALRWARLAIVPMGLGLLLVSIATPIVSSSIAEKWFTMPNALGLLPIPLSCILIYGGLLWVLRRPDILNRGYAWTLFAGLVIICLMASLGLAYSLFPYIVIDRLTIWEAAAATESLQMIFYGVAVTLPAIIGYTIFVYKIFHGKARELSYE from the coding sequence ATGGAACAGTTTTTACCTATAGCTTTTATGTTGGTCATGGGTCTGGCGCTACTAATTTATGTGATTCTGGATGGCTATGACCTCGGCGTGGGTATGTTATTACCCTTCGCGGATGATCAGCAAAAAGATCTGATGATTGCCTCTATTGGGCCATTTTGGGATGCCAATGAAACCTGGATAGTGCTGGGTGTTGGTGTGTTACTCATCGCCTTTCCTGCGGCTCATGGAGTAATACTTACCTCCATGTATATCCCCATCACTATTATGCTGCTGGGTTTGATTTTGCGTGGTGTGGCCTTTGATTTTAGGGTCAAAGCTGGGGATGCTAGGAAGGAACGCTGGAATAAAATTTTCTTTGCCGGTTCAGTTATTGCCTCTGTGTCCCAAGGTTGGATGCTGGGTTCCTATATCACCGGACTTCAGGACAACCTGACCAGCATTTTATTCTCTGCGCTGATATCAGTCACCTTGCCCTCACTCTATGTACTGCTAGGTGCTGCATGGTTGATGATGAAAACTGAAGACGAACTGTTTAACAAGGCGCTGCGATGGGCAAGGCTAGCCATAGTGCCCATGGGGCTGGGGTTGCTGTTAGTGTCTATAGCGACTCCGATAGTCAGCTCCAGTATCGCAGAAAAGTGGTTTACCATGCCCAATGCGCTAGGCCTGCTGCCTATTCCGCTTAGCTGCATACTGATTTATGGCGGCTTGCTGTGGGTCTTGCGCAGGCCGGATATATTGAACAGAGGCTACGCCTGGACGCTGTTCGCTGGCTTGGTGATTATCTGTCTGATGGCCTCTCTGGGCCTAGCCTATAGTCTGTTTCCCTATATTGTTATAGATCGCCTGACAATCTGGGAAGCTGCTGCCGCTACGGAATCTCTCCAAATGATTTTTTATGGCGTGGCGGTAACCTTGCCGGCAATTATTGGCTACACAATATTTGTCTACAAAATTTTTCACGGCAAGGCCAGAGAACTATCTTATGAGTAA
- a CDS encoding bifunctional protein tyrosine phosphatase family protein/NAD(P)/FAD-dependent oxidoreductase, whose product MKIITVSETFSVSDQIRIEDIAQLAEQGVQLIICNRPDGEAADQPSVNSIAEAAAGKNIELIHMPFVAGGLTDDIAARFRELMANNLKTHAYCRTGNRSLQLWHSISSEQLEKKLSAVQNTGQATQHFDVVVIGAGAGGIAVSASLLKRDSKLRIALVDPSTKHYYQPGWTMVGGGVFKAKSTERETTKLVDKRVSLLQQAVTKVKPDNNTVVLHDGAQVHYEQLVVAPGLTINWGAIEGLEETLGKNGVTSNYRYDLAPYTWELVQKTQRGRAIFTQPPMPIKCAGAPQKALYLSADHWLKTKRLDNIDIDFCNAGGVLFGVPAYVGALQSYMDKYGVSPSYNHNLVKVDGDQRKAWFDVTDAEGNKSQLCKDFDMLHVCPVQQAPAFIADSGLADQGGWLAVDPHSLCHTEYANIWGLGDVMNTTNAKTMAAVRKQVPVVAKNIISVQAGQAPRAKYDGYGSCPLTVERGKIVLAEFCYGGRVAPSFPNWINAGTKPTRLAWWLKSLALPFVYWHMMLKGREWMTHCPEEKT is encoded by the coding sequence GTGAAAATAATAACAGTCAGTGAGACATTTTCGGTTTCCGATCAAATTCGTATTGAAGACATTGCCCAGCTAGCTGAGCAGGGCGTGCAGCTTATTATTTGTAATCGACCGGATGGCGAAGCAGCGGATCAACCCAGTGTCAATAGTATTGCCGAGGCGGCGGCGGGCAAGAATATAGAGTTGATCCATATGCCCTTTGTTGCAGGTGGGCTCACGGATGATATTGCAGCGCGTTTCCGCGAGCTGATGGCGAACAATTTGAAAACTCATGCCTATTGCCGCACCGGCAATCGCTCTTTGCAGTTATGGCACAGCATCTCTTCGGAGCAGCTTGAAAAAAAACTTTCTGCAGTGCAAAACACAGGTCAGGCGACGCAGCATTTCGACGTTGTGGTTATAGGTGCCGGCGCTGGTGGTATAGCCGTATCAGCCAGTCTGCTAAAGAGAGACAGCAAGCTACGCATTGCATTAGTTGACCCTTCTACTAAGCATTATTATCAGCCCGGATGGACCATGGTCGGTGGCGGTGTGTTTAAGGCTAAGTCCACTGAGCGCGAAACCACTAAATTAGTAGATAAGCGTGTTAGCTTGCTCCAGCAGGCGGTTACAAAAGTTAAGCCCGATAACAATACTGTGGTTTTGCACGATGGTGCTCAGGTGCACTATGAGCAGCTTGTGGTCGCTCCTGGATTAACTATTAACTGGGGTGCTATAGAAGGTCTTGAAGAGACGCTGGGCAAAAATGGCGTAACCTCAAACTATCGCTATGACTTAGCGCCCTACACTTGGGAACTGGTGCAAAAAACCCAGCGTGGCAGAGCAATTTTCACTCAGCCGCCTATGCCTATTAAGTGCGCGGGCGCGCCGCAAAAGGCGCTGTATCTTTCCGCCGATCACTGGCTGAAAACCAAGCGCCTAGACAATATCGATATAGACTTTTGCAATGCCGGCGGCGTGCTGTTTGGTGTTCCTGCCTATGTTGGTGCACTGCAGTCCTATATGGATAAGTACGGCGTTAGCCCGAGCTACAATCACAATCTGGTCAAAGTTGATGGCGACCAGCGCAAGGCCTGGTTTGATGTTACCGATGCTGAGGGGAATAAATCGCAGCTATGTAAAGACTTCGATATGTTGCATGTCTGCCCAGTACAGCAGGCCCCTGCATTTATAGCCGACAGTGGTCTGGCCGACCAAGGTGGCTGGTTGGCGGTAGATCCCCATAGTCTTTGTCACACAGAGTACGCAAATATCTGGGGCCTTGGCGACGTGATGAATACCACCAACGCTAAGACGATGGCTGCGGTGCGCAAGCAGGTACCAGTGGTGGCGAAAAATATCATCTCTGTTCAAGCAGGTCAGGCACCAAGAGCAAAATATGATGGCTACGGCTCATGTCCACTGACTGTAGAGCGCGGCAAGATTGTCTTGGCCGAGTTTTGCTATGGCGGTCGCGTAGCTCCCAGCTTCCCCAATTGGATCAATGCCGGAACCAAGCCAACTAGATTAGCCTGGTGGCTCAAAAGCCTGGCTCTTCCCTTTGTCTATTGGCACATGATGCTAAAGGGCCGAGAGTGGATGACCCACTGTCCAGAGGAAAAAACCTAA
- a CDS encoding cytochrome ubiquinol oxidase subunit I, translating to MEFDPFVLSRIQFAANISFHILFPSITIGLCWFLVYFRIQYLRTNDKSWEYAYFSWVKIFALTFALGVVSGITMSFQFGTNWPGFMEKVGNIAGPLLGYEVLTAFFMEASFLGIMLFGKDRVSERVHLISTVLVAVGTTFSAFWILSLNSWMQTPAGYEIRDGIFYATDWWQIVFNPSFPYRMTHMLLASLLTSAFMIAGISAWRILRSKDGPSTWLLLRSSLIAAAVLTPTQILVGDLHGLNSLEHQPAKIAAVEAVWETGSGVPFTLLGMPNEETKTTDYAIKIPKLASLVLVHDAEGELPGLDQFEGEHPPVAAVFWSFRVMVGVGMLMLIMSWYGCWKLLRNSTFSKIYLTLLAPMAFSGWVAVLAGWYVTEIGRQPWVVYGLLRSRDVVAEHPPEILLGTLIGYLALYVFLLISYIGALAHLSSKPPRSGVVMHEYHLNNQGRS from the coding sequence ATGGAGTTTGATCCATTTGTTTTATCGCGAATTCAGTTTGCCGCTAACATCAGTTTCCATATCCTTTTCCCAAGCATCACGATTGGACTCTGTTGGTTTTTAGTTTATTTTCGAATTCAGTATTTACGCACCAATGACAAGTCGTGGGAATATGCCTATTTTTCCTGGGTGAAAATTTTTGCCTTAACCTTCGCTCTGGGGGTGGTTTCCGGGATCACCATGAGTTTTCAGTTTGGTACCAATTGGCCAGGATTTATGGAAAAGGTTGGCAACATTGCCGGTCCGCTGCTGGGCTATGAGGTGCTGACCGCTTTCTTTATGGAAGCCTCATTTCTGGGCATTATGCTGTTTGGTAAAGACAGGGTGTCTGAGCGAGTTCATTTGATATCCACAGTTCTCGTGGCCGTGGGAACAACGTTCTCGGCGTTTTGGATCCTGAGCCTAAACTCCTGGATGCAAACGCCAGCCGGCTATGAAATTCGAGATGGTATTTTCTACGCCACAGACTGGTGGCAGATTGTATTTAACCCCTCTTTTCCTTATCGCATGACGCATATGCTGTTGGCCAGCCTGTTGACCAGTGCCTTTATGATAGCTGGCATCAGTGCCTGGCGAATACTCAGATCAAAAGATGGGCCTAGTACTTGGCTATTGCTGCGTTCCAGTTTGATTGCTGCCGCAGTACTTACGCCAACCCAGATCTTGGTCGGTGACCTTCATGGACTCAATAGCCTTGAGCACCAGCCGGCCAAAATTGCTGCAGTAGAAGCTGTTTGGGAAACCGGCAGCGGTGTGCCATTCACCCTTCTGGGTATGCCTAATGAAGAGACCAAGACTACGGATTATGCAATCAAAATTCCTAAGTTGGCCAGCCTCGTGCTGGTGCATGACGCCGAGGGTGAGTTGCCCGGACTTGATCAGTTTGAGGGAGAGCACCCACCGGTGGCTGCGGTTTTTTGGTCATTTAGGGTCATGGTAGGTGTGGGAATGCTAATGCTTATTATGAGTTGGTATGGCTGTTGGAAACTATTGCGTAACAGCACATTTAGCAAAATCTATTTAACACTGCTGGCGCCGATGGCATTTTCAGGATGGGTTGCCGTACTCGCGGGTTGGTATGTTACCGAGATTGGTCGCCAGCCATGGGTAGTCTATGGCTTGCTGCGCAGCAGAGACGTAGTTGCAGAACATCCTCCTGAGATTTTACTGGGGACATTGATTGGCTATTTGGCGCTCTATGTGTTTTTGCTCATCTCTTATATAGGCGCGCTGGCTCATCTGTCGTCAAAACCGCCGCGCTCTGGCGTAGTGATGCATGAATACCATCTTAATAATCAGGGTCGCTCATAG